The genomic region AAATCGCGCCGTTTAATGTTTGTCATTGATGTCTCCCTGATAGAGATGGCTATTTCTTTGAAACGTGATCTCAACGGAATGCATTCCGCATTGTGTATACATCTTGCAACACCCATGCCATTGCATATTTTTCAATGACTTAACGAAATACCTCTTATTCTTTGATGTTTGAAATGCCAATTAAATAGTCAAAACATTGCAATGCACATTTTTACCGCACAATAAATATGCAGGAACTGGCGCGAAAAAATGTGCAGATTTTACAACCCTTGAGAAACTTGGCCTTGCCCTGAAAATTGGTGTATACATTTGATCAATAGGAGCCCAACCAAACCTCGCAAGAAGGGTATCGACTTCAGATGATCGAGCTTCGCCAAGCGCTCAGCCCCCCGTCCGAACAGACCGAACAGGTCGGCATCGCCCAACAGCTTTGTCAGGCGCTGGAAGATGACATCGTCAAAGGAAAGCTCCCTCCCGGGCAGCGTTTGGAAGAACCGCTTCTGGCCAAGCGGTTTGGCGTTTCACGCACGCCGGTGCGCGAAGCCTTGCAGCTTCTGACCGCAACCGAACTTGCCGAAAAGATTCCCAATCGTGGTGTTTATGTCTCGCTCGCCACCCCGGAACGCCTGACGGCGATGTTTGAAAGCATGGCAGAACTCGAAGGCACGTGCGGGCGGCTTGCCGCCAAGCGCATGACAAGTGGGGAGCGCCACAACCTTGAACGCCTGCATCATGAATTGGCCGAAACGGTGCGTCTGGGCGACAGCGACGGTTACGAAACGCTGAACCGGTCGTTCCACAATACTCTGTATCGTGGCACGCATAACGATGTGCTGGTTGATGTCACGCTTTCGGTGCGTCGGCGCGTTGCCCCGTTCCGCCGCGTGCAATTCCAAAGCCTGTCGCGCCTTGCCTCCTCACACGAAGAACATCAGGGCATCGTCGATGCCATCCTGCGCGGTGACGTCAAGGCCGCCGAAGACTTGCTTTACGGGCATATCATGGCGGTGCATGAAATCAGCCAGGAATACCTCGCAAGTCTGCGCGATGCGAGCGCCCAGAACGACCGGGTTGCGGCAAAATAGGTTTTCGAAACAGGGCCTATTGCCCCGCCACCGGCTGCCGCAATCCCCGCCGGAACGCCCCCGGCCCTTCACCATATTGCGCCTTGAACCGCCGCGAGAATGCCGGCATCGATTGATAGCCGCAGCGCAAGGCAACCTCATCCATCGACAAGTTGGTATCGCGCAAAAGCGCCTTGGCCCGGCGCATCCGCCAATTTTGCAGATATTGCATTGGCGCGATCCCGACACAGTCGCCAAACCGCACAACAAAACGCGTCCGCGACATCCCGGCCTGTTTAGCCAAAAGCTCCGCGGTCCAGTCACGTTCCGGCTGGGCATGCATGGCTGAAAGGGCGCGTGCGATTTTCTTATCGGCCAATCCGGCAAGGAAACCTTGCGGCAGATCGGCGCGCTTCACTTGTGCTGCCATAAGCGCGATCACAAGGACCTCCATCAGACGCGCCAAGGCACTGCGCCAACCGGGCTCCGTTGCTTGCGCCAGCGTTTGGATCATCGCAACGATTGAGGATTGCGCCTGTGTTGCCGGATCATCTGCGCGCAGGATCACGTGATCCTCAATCAGACCAAAACCTGGATGACGATCATCGTCATCAAAGGCGCAAAACCCGCACAGCAAACGCACATCCCCCGCGCCTTCAGGCTGATTGCGCAAGATCCCGGCACCCGGGTCAAACCCGGCCGCCATCGCATCAGAGAGCGGTATTGTCCTTGTTTCCGGTGCATCGCACAGGATGTGACCACGGCCATTTGGCACCAGCACAAGATCACCTGCGCAAAGATCAATTGCTGGTGCATTTTCAGACAGCAAAAGCTTGCACCCGCCCGCCAAAACCAGATGAAACCGGATGCGCGCGCCGTCCGCAGGGATATGCACACTGAAATCCCCGGCAAGCTCCGCCGTGAAATACAGATCACTGCGCAACCGTAATCCGGCACAAACGTCACTAAGCACATCTTGCTGCATCTTATCCACCATCGCAATTTGGAACGATCTGATAATTTATTGGCAGCTTATCGCAAAGACGCGCCCCCGGAAATGATCAATGATCACCGGACCACTTACCCAGATGGATGATCAAATCATGAGCCCCGAAAACCTGACTGCCCTGATCGGCTTTGCCTTTGTCATGTCCGTTTCGCCCGGCCCGGGCAATTTCCTGCTACTGGCATCCGGTGCCAATTTCGGCATTGCCCGCACCATCCCGCTGATCCTTGGCATCAGCAGTGGCTTTCTGTCGATGGTATTTGTGGTGGGTTTAGGTTTGGGCGAGATTTTGGAAAGCTTTCCGATGGCGCAGGATGTCCTGCGTATCATCTGCTTTGGCTATATTCTCTGGCTTGCCTACAAGATATCGCAGATCAGATCGCTTGAAACCAAAGATCAGGCGACAGCACAGCCCATCGGATTTGTTCAGGCCGCAATGTTGCAACTTCTGAACCCGAAGGCCTGGACTGTCGCCCTGATCGTAACAGTCACCTACACGGTGCCGTCAGCAGGCATAAAGGGGCTATTGCTGATGACCGCCGTCTTCGCATTGGTCAACATCCCATCTATTTCAAGCTGGGCGCTGTTTGGCGCGGCCATGCGATCCTTTATCAGTCAGGGCAACCGAACCCGCATCTTTAACATCATCATGGCCGTGCTTTTGGTCGCATCAATGGCGCCGATGTTGCTGCCGATCTAACACCCATCAGGCGCGTCGGTGCGACAGGAACCGATCCACCGACAGCTTGCCTCCACCGGCAAAGACCAGTGCCACCAGAAGCGAAATCCAAAGCAGGCGATGATCAATCAGCTCGGTCGGCAATCCGTTGGCAAGTGCGCCCAGAGCTGCACCATGAAACACAACATCCACGACAGTCTGAACCACGACAAAGCCAATCATGCCAAGGGCCGCAAGACGGGTGAACAGGCCGGCAACAATCAGGATCGGCAAGACAAACTCGCCAAGGGTTCCGGCCCAGACAATCAGATGCCACGGGAAGAACGGAATGGCGGACGTATCGTACAAATATTGCTCGGCAATCGGCGGCAGGATCTGCGCGAATGCGCCTGCACTGAGGCCAAAACCATCGATCTTGGTCAGCGCGCTATTGACGTAATAAGGCAGCAGCAACAGGACAAAAAGCCCCCGGCTGGCAATACCAATAACATCGCGCCCGCCAAGGG from Thalassospira indica harbors:
- a CDS encoding GntR family transcriptional regulator produces the protein MIELRQALSPPSEQTEQVGIAQQLCQALEDDIVKGKLPPGQRLEEPLLAKRFGVSRTPVREALQLLTATELAEKIPNRGVYVSLATPERLTAMFESMAELEGTCGRLAAKRMTSGERHNLERLHHELAETVRLGDSDGYETLNRSFHNTLYRGTHNDVLVDVTLSVRRRVAPFRRVQFQSLSRLASSHEEHQGIVDAILRGDVKAAEDLLYGHIMAVHEISQEYLASLRDASAQNDRVAAK
- a CDS encoding AraC family transcriptional regulator, with protein sequence MQQDVLSDVCAGLRLRSDLYFTAELAGDFSVHIPADGARIRFHLVLAGGCKLLLSENAPAIDLCAGDLVLVPNGRGHILCDAPETRTIPLSDAMAAGFDPGAGILRNQPEGAGDVRLLCGFCAFDDDDRHPGFGLIEDHVILRADDPATQAQSSIVAMIQTLAQATEPGWRSALARLMEVLVIALMAAQVKRADLPQGFLAGLADKKIARALSAMHAQPERDWTAELLAKQAGMSRTRFVVRFGDCVGIAPMQYLQNWRMRRAKALLRDTNLSMDEVALRCGYQSMPAFSRRFKAQYGEGPGAFRRGLRQPVAGQ
- a CDS encoding LysE family translocator, encoding MITGPLTQMDDQIMSPENLTALIGFAFVMSVSPGPGNFLLLASGANFGIARTIPLILGISSGFLSMVFVVGLGLGEILESFPMAQDVLRIICFGYILWLAYKISQIRSLETKDQATAQPIGFVQAAMLQLLNPKAWTVALIVTVTYTVPSAGIKGLLLMTAVFALVNIPSISSWALFGAAMRSFISQGNRTRIFNIIMAVLLVASMAPMLLPI
- a CDS encoding DoxX family protein, giving the protein MMMNSVIGGYARLETKIDALGGRDVIGIASRGLFVLLLLPYYVNSALTKIDGFGLSAGAFAQILPPIAEQYLYDTSAIPFFPWHLIVWAGTLGEFVLPILIVAGLFTRLAALGMIGFVVVQTVVDVVFHGAALGALANGLPTELIDHRLLWISLLVALVFAGGGKLSVDRFLSHRRA